In Bacteroidota bacterium, a single window of DNA contains:
- a CDS encoding response regulator transcription factor: MKKIQILIVDDHPLARFGIRNQLKDVEDFTVVGEAEDGEEALAKVRDLRPDLVILDLFIPVISGFEVAKLVRRDFPSSHVLILTAYEQEEYLHQALEFGAEGYLLKSAEKEELIAAVRAVLKGEKAFSPRINELIVKGFLSRREQSKTSQPPSVLLTAREKEILELVSRGLTNQQIAQKLFISSRTIDTHRTNIMHKIGVHDVAHLVRYAIEHELIKDKE, from the coding sequence ATGAAGAAGATACAAATTCTGATCGTTGACGATCATCCTCTTGCGCGATTCGGGATTCGAAACCAATTGAAGGATGTGGAAGATTTCACCGTCGTCGGCGAAGCAGAGGATGGGGAGGAGGCTCTCGCGAAAGTGAGGGATCTTCGCCCCGACCTTGTGATCCTCGACCTCTTTATTCCCGTCATCTCCGGTTTCGAAGTCGCGAAGCTCGTCCGCCGGGATTTTCCCAGCTCACATGTGCTCATTCTCACGGCATATGAGCAGGAAGAATATCTTCATCAGGCGCTTGAGTTCGGAGCGGAAGGCTACCTGTTGAAAAGCGCGGAGAAGGAAGAGCTTATTGCGGCGGTCCGCGCCGTGCTGAAGGGAGAGAAGGCATTCAGCCCGCGGATCAACGAATTGATCGTCAAAGGATTCCTGAGCAGACGCGAGCAGTCCAAGACTTCTCAGCCGCCGTCGGTGCTTCTCACCGCGCGTGAAAAGGAAATCCTTGAACTTGTTTCGCGCGGACTGACCAATCAACAGATCGCACAGAAGCTTTTCATCAGTTCAAGGACGATCGATACACACCGGACGAACATCATGCATAAGATCGGCGTTCACGACGTCGCGCATCTTGTCCGCTATGCCATCGAACACGAACTGATTAAAGACAAAGAATAG
- a CDS encoding response regulator transcription factor: MKKIKILVVDDHPLVRFGVINQLKAYEEFVIVGEAEDGEDAIAKTKALGPDLVIMDIFMPGLSGIEATKLLKKKYPTLRVLILTGFENEDYVYQIIRSGAGGYVLKSVEKEQLVEAVRSVMKGEKFFSPGISKLIVENFIRKAEGQKMQPLSDEEVLTKREREILALVADGLTNQEIAEKLFISARTVDTHRTNIMQKLNIHDVANLVRYAIDKGIVQTKD; the protein is encoded by the coding sequence ATGAAGAAAATTAAAATACTCGTTGTTGACGACCATCCGCTTGTTCGGTTCGGCGTCATCAACCAATTGAAGGCGTATGAGGAATTCGTCATTGTCGGGGAAGCGGAGGACGGCGAGGACGCCATTGCAAAGACGAAGGCGCTGGGACCCGACCTTGTGATCATGGATATATTCATGCCGGGTCTGTCGGGCATTGAAGCGACGAAACTGCTGAAGAAGAAATACCCGACTCTCCGCGTGCTGATCCTGACCGGTTTTGAGAATGAAGATTATGTCTACCAGATCATCCGTTCCGGCGCCGGTGGGTATGTGTTGAAGAGCGTCGAGAAGGAGCAGCTTGTTGAAGCAGTTCGGTCCGTGATGAAGGGGGAAAAATTTTTCAGTCCCGGTATCTCGAAGCTTATTGTTGAGAATTTCATCCGGAAAGCTGAGGGGCAGAAAATGCAGCCGCTTTCGGATGAGGAGGTTCTCACGAAGCGGGAACGGGAAATCCTCGCCCTCGTTGCGGACGGGTTGACCAATCAGGAGATCGCCGAGAAGTTGTTCATCAGCGCTCGGACCGTCGATACCCATCGCACCAACATCATGCAAAAATTGAACATTCACGACGTCGCTAACCTCGTCCGGTATGCCATCGACAAAGGCATTGTGCAGACGAAAGATTGA
- a CDS encoding tetratricopeptide repeat protein, which translates to MKRFLPLLFLMSAIGSVSYSDEAGRTFDQANQLYLQAKYPDAIALYEKIIQSGFESGELYFNLGNAYYKNGNVQKAILNYERAKELLPRDEDVQFNLQLANLQVVDKIDAVPRIFVYRWIDTMLTLFSLSTMGWIVYAFYLLMLLSFAVLFFVKTYTQKRVAMFGGLLFSALLILTMIGYGVQSYKESNTEFAIVMSDVANIKAAPDSKGNDLFVLHKGLKIQVLDDVNHWRKIRLADGKIGWIPEEDCESI; encoded by the coding sequence ATGAAACGATTCTTGCCCCTCCTGTTCCTCATGAGCGCGATTGGAAGCGTTTCGTATTCGGACGAAGCAGGCCGGACGTTTGATCAGGCAAATCAACTCTATCTCCAGGCGAAATATCCGGATGCGATCGCCCTGTACGAAAAGATCATCCAAAGCGGTTTTGAGAGCGGGGAGCTTTACTTCAACCTTGGCAACGCATACTACAAAAACGGCAACGTCCAGAAAGCGATCCTCAATTACGAACGGGCGAAAGAGCTTCTGCCGCGCGACGAGGATGTGCAATTCAACCTTCAGCTGGCCAACCTTCAGGTGGTGGATAAGATCGATGCCGTGCCGCGGATCTTTGTGTACCGCTGGATCGATACCATGCTCACGCTCTTCTCGCTCTCAACGATGGGATGGATCGTGTACGCGTTCTATCTTCTCATGCTGCTCTCGTTTGCCGTCCTGTTCTTCGTGAAAACGTACACTCAAAAAAGGGTCGCGATGTTCGGCGGATTGCTCTTTTCGGCTCTTCTCATTCTCACGATGATCGGCTACGGAGTCCAATCCTATAAAGAATCGAATACCGAATTTGCAATCGTCATGAGCGATGTCGCGAACATCAAAGCGGCGCCGGACAGCAAGGGAAACGATCTCTTCGTCCTCCATAAGGGGCTGAAAATTCAGGTGCTGGATGACGTCAATCATTGGCGGAAAATCCGTCTCGCCGACGGAAAGATCGGCTGGATTCCCGAAGAGGATTGTGAGAGCATCTGA